The Agrobacterium cucumeris genome has a segment encoding these proteins:
- a CDS encoding acetoacetate--CoA ligase, producing MTDAAPSDILWVPTRERLARSALFSFAEKTAKLHGVAADDYAGLLRWSIDAPDAFYDALWDELGIIGTRGETAFKADATMREAEFYPGARLNYAENLLRDADERLAIIAHRDDGTRREISRRDLYDDVSRLVQALAHAGVKEGDRVGAIVTHDIEAIVSYLAVSAIGAIWSSCSPDFGPAGASDRLSQIDPKILIAVPEYGYAGKRIDVGPTIRAVAESARPEKIVLIGDAVPSGLADLGCVTLPDFVAPYKAGEIAFNRLPIKAPLAILYSSGTTGKPKCITHSGGGLLLQHMKEQKLQCDIQEGERFFYFTTCGWMMWNWQISGLALGATLVTYDGNPGYPNPARLIDLIDAERIATFGTSAKFIDACLKAGLKPRESHDLPSLRTILSTGSPLIPQSFDYIYRDWKADVHLASISGGTDICACFLGGNPLQPVHRGELQGAMLGMDIDTLDDEGRSVRGVAGELVCRNAHISMPVKFWGDEDGSRYQAAYFDRFPGIWAHGDFAELRPSGGYVIHGRSDTTLNPGGVRIGTAEIYRQVETVPEVEEAIAVGQDIDGDQRVILFLRMKGGAALTEELEKTIRSRIRSGATPRHVPARIIAVSAIPRTRSGKISEIAVRDTIHGRPVKNVDALANPESLELFRNLPQLKD from the coding sequence ATGACGGACGCCGCGCCTTCCGATATTTTGTGGGTGCCGACGAGGGAAAGGCTGGCGCGCTCGGCGCTTTTTTCCTTCGCAGAGAAAACGGCAAAACTGCACGGGGTGGCCGCCGATGATTATGCCGGCCTGCTGCGCTGGTCCATCGATGCACCGGACGCTTTTTACGATGCTCTGTGGGATGAACTTGGGATTATCGGTACGCGCGGCGAAACAGCGTTCAAGGCTGATGCGACGATGCGTGAGGCCGAATTTTATCCGGGTGCGCGGCTCAACTATGCCGAAAACCTGCTGCGCGATGCCGACGAGAGGCTGGCCATCATCGCCCATCGGGATGACGGAACGCGGCGCGAAATAAGCCGAAGAGACCTTTACGACGATGTTTCCCGTCTGGTACAGGCGCTCGCCCATGCGGGCGTCAAGGAAGGCGACCGGGTGGGAGCCATCGTTACCCATGATATCGAGGCGATCGTCAGCTATCTCGCAGTCAGCGCCATCGGTGCGATCTGGTCGTCCTGCTCGCCGGATTTCGGCCCGGCGGGCGCTTCAGACCGTCTGTCGCAGATCGACCCGAAAATCCTGATCGCCGTGCCGGAATATGGTTATGCCGGCAAACGCATCGATGTTGGCCCGACCATCCGTGCCGTGGCGGAAAGTGCGAGGCCCGAAAAGATCGTGCTCATCGGTGATGCGGTTCCTTCCGGCCTTGCCGATCTCGGCTGCGTGACGCTCCCGGATTTCGTCGCGCCATATAAGGCGGGGGAGATTGCCTTCAACCGTCTGCCGATCAAGGCGCCGCTGGCGATCCTTTATTCCTCCGGCACGACAGGCAAGCCGAAATGCATCACCCATTCCGGCGGCGGGCTGCTGCTTCAGCACATGAAGGAGCAGAAGCTGCAATGCGATATCCAAGAAGGGGAGCGCTTCTTCTATTTCACCACCTGTGGCTGGATGATGTGGAACTGGCAGATCTCCGGTCTGGCGCTTGGCGCAACGCTCGTCACCTATGACGGCAATCCCGGTTACCCCAACCCTGCGCGGCTGATCGACCTCATCGACGCGGAACGGATCGCCACCTTCGGCACCTCGGCAAAATTCATCGATGCCTGCCTGAAGGCCGGGCTGAAACCGCGTGAAAGTCATGACCTGCCCTCGCTGAGGACGATCCTTTCCACCGGCTCGCCGCTCATCCCGCAATCCTTCGATTATATCTATCGCGACTGGAAGGCGGATGTGCATCTCGCCTCCATTTCCGGCGGCACGGACATCTGCGCCTGTTTCCTTGGCGGCAATCCGCTGCAGCCGGTTCATCGCGGTGAATTGCAGGGCGCGATGCTCGGCATGGATATCGATACGCTTGACGATGAAGGTCGTTCCGTTCGCGGCGTTGCCGGTGAGCTGGTCTGCCGCAATGCGCATATCTCCATGCCGGTCAAATTCTGGGGCGATGAGGATGGCTCGCGGTATCAGGCCGCCTATTTCGACCGTTTCCCCGGCATCTGGGCGCATGGCGATTTCGCCGAACTGCGCCCATCCGGCGGATATGTCATCCACGGCCGTTCGGACACGACGCTTAATCCCGGCGGGGTCCGCATCGGTACGGCCGAAATCTACCGGCAGGTGGAAACCGTGCCTGAAGTCGAGGAAGCCATTGCCGTCGGGCAGGATATCGACGGCGACCAGCGGGTCATCCTCTTCCTGCGCATGAAGGGTGGTGCGGCCTTGACGGAAGAGCTGGAAAAGACCATCCGCAGTCGCATTCGCTCGGGCGCCACGCCGCGGCATGTGCCGGCAAGGATCATTGCCGTCAGCGCCATTCCCCGCACACGCTCCGGCAAGATTTCCGAAATCGCGGTGCGCGACACCATCCATGGCCGGCCGGTGAAGAATGTCGATGCGCTTGCCAACCCGGAATCGCTCGAGCTTTTCCGCAATCTGCCGCAGCTGAAGGACTAG
- a CDS encoding 3-hydroxybutyrate dehydrogenase — protein sequence MEDQPKTVLVTGSTSGIGLAIAKRFAEAGYLVAVHGIETPEEATQALEMVAKVARYRPVYFSANLANYDESAHLPETVIAEFGHIDVLVNNAGIQKVAPIDEFDFADFSRIVAISLDSAFHTIHAALPGMKERGWGRIVNIASAHGLRASPFKAPYVATKHAVVGLTKSVALEVAELGITCNAICPGYVWTPLVAAQVADQARVHGMSEEDVVKKVMLAPQPTRQFVQPEEVAEMALYLAGDMARSITGTNISIDGGWTAK from the coding sequence ATGGAGGACCAACCGAAAACCGTGCTCGTCACCGGTTCCACCAGCGGCATCGGGCTCGCTATCGCCAAACGTTTTGCCGAGGCGGGGTATCTGGTCGCGGTGCATGGCATAGAGACGCCGGAAGAGGCGACGCAGGCCCTGGAGATGGTTGCGAAGGTGGCACGGTACAGGCCGGTCTATTTTTCGGCCAACCTCGCAAACTACGACGAAAGCGCCCATCTGCCGGAAACCGTCATCGCCGAATTCGGCCACATCGATGTGCTCGTCAACAATGCCGGCATCCAGAAGGTCGCGCCGATCGACGAGTTCGATTTCGCCGATTTTTCCCGCATCGTTGCCATTTCGCTCGACAGTGCCTTTCACACCATCCACGCAGCCCTGCCGGGCATGAAGGAACGTGGGTGGGGCCGCATCGTCAACATCGCCTCCGCCCACGGCCTGCGCGCCTCGCCCTTCAAGGCGCCCTATGTGGCGACCAAACATGCGGTGGTGGGGCTGACGAAAAGCGTGGCGCTGGAAGTGGCCGAACTCGGCATCACCTGTAATGCCATCTGCCCCGGTTATGTCTGGACTCCGCTGGTTGCTGCGCAGGTCGCGGATCAGGCCCGGGTGCATGGCATGAGCGAGGAGGATGTGGTGAAAAAGGTGATGCTTGCGCCGCAGCCGACCCGGCAATTTGTGCAACCGGAAGAAGTGGCGGAAATGGCGCTTTATCTTGCCGGCGACATGGCGCGGTCGATCACCGGAACGAATATTTCCATCGACGGCGGCTGGACCGCGAAGTAG